A genomic region of Trifolium pratense cultivar HEN17-A07 linkage group LG3, ARS_RC_1.1, whole genome shotgun sequence contains the following coding sequences:
- the LOC123914567 gene encoding cellulose synthase A catalytic subunit 8 [UDP-forming]-like: MASAAAVAEPALNLQPPKIKMKGRRLKGHKDSANCCIASSENPRLIVTSGEDGRVCWFDLRCNDEPQLAMDVSEEPILSLCFKSGNEENIYVSSGKEIKCFDVRLAAAKWEPLENYNYNKEEINKVTCNSKSSFLAAADDSGEVKIIDIKQHCLYKTLRAETGHTSICSTVEFLPWRSWEVISGGLDSTLVLWEFSKARPYKVLNFGNTSNSGAGQCFNPSLIHAIAVPEIDMVDKLGKICAVAAGGVINVIDIESEIGNVRSKSSSNTGKGTRPRLKDGSSSSNTDANHNVKRRLQFDYTIGGHTSAVSSLTFSLFGEKGKFLISGGNDKLVKVWNWSNYTEGGSSDSSNDILHLNIGVPQKVNWMCTTSADTDNLVVCDTSKTVKKMMPSGAPLCNICGEQLELGENGEMIVACHECNYPICKECFEHEINEGHKVCLKCGTPYEGKSKDGDDDSDADDGIKVHETPSTSTVASQIHNSEDVGGLHARHVSTVSTADNEQVNEESGNSTWKKRMKSWKGKGKDKKNKNKKDAVPKAKADNEASAPSEQQMEEIRSTEAAALPLSVVVPIVKSKLAPYRTVIIVRLIILGLFFHYRVTNPVESAFPLWLTSIICEIWFAFSWVLDQFPKWSPVNRYTYIENLSARFEREGEPSGLASVDFFVSTVDPLKEPPLITANTVLSILAVDYPVDKVSCYVSDDGAAMLTFESLVETAEFARQWVPFCKKFSIEPRAPEFYFSQKIDYLKDKVQPSFVKERRAMKREYEEYKVRVNAMVAKAQKTPEEGWSMQDGTPWPGNNSRDHPGMIQVFLGHTGARDIEGNELPRLVYVSREKRPGYQHHKKAGAENALVRVSAVLTNAPFILNLDCDHYVNNSKAVREAMCFLMDPEVGRDVCYVQFPQRFDGIDRSDRYANRNTVFFDVNMRGLDGIQGPMYVGTGCVFNRQALYGYSPPSMLNLPISSCCCCPSKSTKDVSRISRDAKRAELEAAIYNLRETDHYDENERSTLISQMSFEKTFGLSTVFIESALMENGGGVPESADPSMLIKEAIHVISCGYEEKTEWGKEIGWIYGSVTEDILTGFKMQCRGWRSIYCMPLRPAFKGSAPINLSDRLHQVLRWALGSVEIFLSRHCPLWYAIGGGRLKWLQRLAYVNTIVYPFTSLPLVAYCTLPAICLLTGKFIIPTLSNLASVLFLGLFLSIIVTSVLELRWSGVCIEDLWRNEQFWVIGGSSAHLFAVFQGFLKMLAGVDTNFTVTAKAAEDTEFGELYLIKWTTLLIPPTTLIIINMVGVVAGFSDALNGGYESWGPLFGKVFFAFWVIFHLYPFLKGLMGRQNRTPTIVILWSVLLASVFSIIWVKIDPFVKKVDSDTIAETCVAIDC, translated from the exons GCCGCTGCTAAATGGGAGCCACtggaaaattataattataacaaaGAGGAGATAAACAAG GTTACATGCAACTCAAAGTCGTCATTTCTTGCTGCAGCAGATGATAGTGGCGAGGTGAAG ATAATTGACATAAAGCAGCACTGCCTTTACAAAACATTACGAGCCGAAACTGGTCATACAAGt ATATGTAGCACCGTGGAATTCCTTCCATGGAGATCTTGGGAAG TAATTAGTGGAGGTCTCGATTCAACACTCGTGCTCTGGGAATTCTCCAAAGCACGCCCATACAAAGTACTGAATTTTG GTAATACGAGTAATAGCGGTGCTGGGCAGTGTTTCAATCCTTCCTTGATTCATGCAATAGCTGTCCCAGAAATTGACATGGTAGATAAATTAGGAAAGATATGTGCTGTTGCAGCGGGTGGAGTTATCAATGTGATTGATATTGAATCAGAAATTGGTAATGTAAGATCAAAAAGCTCTTCGAATACAGGAAAAGGAACACGACCAAGATTAAAAGATGGTAGTTCGAGTAGCAATACAGATGCAAATCATAATGTAAAAAGGAGGTTGCAATTTGATTACACTATAGGTGGCCATACTTCAGCTGTTTCTAGCCT GACATTTTCGTTGTTTGGGGAAAAAGGGAAATTCTTAATATCTGGGGGAAACGATAAGTTGGTGAAGGTATGGAATTGGTCCAATTATACCGAGGGCGGGTCAAGTGACAGCAGCAATGATATCCTACATTTGAACATTGGTGTACCTCAGAAG GTCAATTGGATGTGTACCACCTCCGCTGATACAGACAATCTTGTTGTGTGCGACACATCTAAAACCGTAAAG AAAATGATGCCATCTGGTGCTCCCCTTTGTAACATTTGTGGGGAACAACTAGAACTTGGTGAGAATGGGGAAATGATTGTGGCTTGTCATGAGTGTAATTACCCAATTTGTAAGGAAtgttttgaacatgaaattaATGAGGGACATAAGGTCTGCCTTAAGTGTGGTACTCCCTATGaag GAAAATCAAAGGATGGTGATGATGATAGTGATGCCGATGATGGCATTAAGGTTCATGAAACTCCATCCACATCCACAGTGGCTTCCCAGATCCATAACTCTGAG GATGTTGGAGGGCTTCATGCTAGACATGTCAGTACAGTGTCCACAGCTGATAATG AACAAGTAAATGAAGAATCTGGGAATTCAACAtggaaaaaaagaatgaaaagttGGAAAGGGAAGGGAAAGGATAAaaagaacaagaataaaaaggaTGCTGTGCCTAAGGCTAAGGCTGACAATGAGGCTTCAGCTCCATCAGAGCAGCAGATGGAAGAAATTCG GTCCACGGAGGCTGCTGCTTTGCCACTTTCAGTGGTCGTGCCAATAGTAAAATCCAAACTCGCACCATACAGAACCGTGATTATCGTGCGGCTAATAATCTTAGGTCTTTTCTTCCATTATCGAGTTACGAATCCTGTTGAAAGTGCTTTTCCTTTGTGGTTGACATCTATCATATGTGAGATTTGGTTTGCATTTTCCTGGGTGTTGGATCAGTTCCCTAAATGGTCTCCAGTTAATAGATACACTTATATTGAGAACCTGTCTGCAAG GTTTGAAAGAGAGGGTGAACCTTCTGGACTTGCTTCGGTTGATTTCTTTGTCAGTACAGTCGATCCATTGAAAGAACCGCCATTGATTACAGCTAATACAGTGCTTTCTATCCTTGCGGTTGACTATCCAGTGGATAAAGTATCTTGTTATGTGTCGGATGATGGTGCAGCAATGCTTACATTTGAATCTCTTGTGGAGACAGCTGAATTTGCAAGGCAATGGGTGCCATTTTGCAAAAAGTTTTCAATTGAACCAAGAGCACCTGAGTTTTACTTCTCACAAAAGATTGATTACCTGAAAGACAAAGTGCAACCGTCTTTTGTGAAGGAACGTCGAGCAATGAAG AGAGAATATGAAGAGTATAAAGTAAGAGTTAATGCTATGGTAGCTAAGGCTCAGAAAACACCAGAAGAAGGATGGAGTATGCAAGATGGAACACCTTGGCCGGGAAATAATTCACGTGATCACCCTGGAATGATTCAG GTATTCCTGGGACACACTGGTGCCCGTGATATCGAAGGAAATGAACTTCCTAGGCTGGTTTATGTTTCTAGAGAGAAAAGACCAGGATACCAACACCACAAGAAAGCAGGTGCTGAAAATGCACTG GTTAGGGTGTCTGCAGTTCTCACAAATGCTCCCTTCATTCTCAATCTTGATTGTGATCATTATGTTAACAACAGCAAGGCTGTTCGAGAAGCAATGTGTTTTCTCATGGATCCAGAAGTTGGTAGAGATGTGTGTTATGTACAGTTCCCCCAAAGATTTGATGGTATTGATCGTAGTGATCGGTATGCCAACCGCAATACAGTTTTCTTTGAT GTAAATATGAGAGGACTTGATGGAATTCAAGGACCAATGTATGTGGGGACTGGATGTGTTTTCAATCGACAAGCACTTTATGGCTATAGCCCACCTTCTATGCTCAATTTACCAATATCTTCATGCTGTTGCTGCCCCTCAAAGTCGACCAAAGATGTGTCGCGGATTTCTAGAGATGCAAAGAGGGCAGAACTTGAAGCTGCCATTTATAACCTAAGGGAGACTGACC ATTATGATGAGAACGAGAGGTCAACCCTGATTTCACAAATGAGCTTTGAAAAAACTTTTGGCTTGTCTACTGTTTTCATCGAATCTGCATTAATGGAGAATGGAGGAGGGGTACCAGAATCTGCAGATCCTTCGATGCTGATCAAGGAAGCTATTCATGTAATTAGCTGTGGATATGAAGAGAAGACTGAATGGGGAAAAGAG ATTGGTTGGATTTATGGTTCAGTTACTGAGGATATCTTAACAGGGTTCAAGATGCAGTGCCGAGGATGGAGATCAATCTACTGCATGCCCTTAAGACCTGCATTCAAAGGGTCAGCACCTATCAACTTGTCTGATCGGTTGCACCAAGTCCTTCGATGGGCGCTTGGATCAGTTGAAATTTTCTTAAGTAGACATTGCCCCCTTTGGTATGCAATTGGAGGAGGCCGTCTCAAATGGCTGCAGAGATTGGCTTATGTAAACACCATTGTCTACCCTTTTACTTCCCTTCCACTAGTTGCTTATTGTACTTTGCCAGCAATTTGCCTTCTCACAGGAAAATTTATCATACCAACG CTTTCCAATCTTGCGAGTGTTCTCTTTCTTGGACTTTTCCTCTCAATAATAGTAACAAGTGTGCTCGAGCTGCGTTGGAGTGGTGTTTGTATTGAAGATTTGTGGCGTAATGAGCAGTTTTGGGTGATTGGAGGTAGTTCAGCTCATCTGTTTGCTGTATTCCAAGGATTTCTTAAGATGTTGGCCGGTGTTGATACCAACTTCACTGTCACTGCCAAAGCTGCCGAGGATACTGAGTTTGGCGAACTTTATCTTATCAAGTGGACTACTCTCTTGATTCCACCAACAACCCTTATCATTATTAACATGGTTGGTGTTGTTGCTGGATTTTCTGATGCACTCAATGGTGGATATGAGTCTTGGGGACCTCTCTTTGGGAAGGTTTTCTTCGCCTTCTGGGTGATTTTTCATCTCTATCCATTCCTCAAGGGTCTCATGGGTCGCCAAAACCGCACTCCTACCATTGTTATTCTCTGGTCAGTGTTGTTAGCCTCTGTCTTCTCTATTATTTGGGTCAAGATAGACCCATTTGTGAAGAAAGTTGACAGTGACACCATCGCCGAAACTTGCGTTGCTATAGATTGTTAA